The following proteins are co-located in the Eptesicus fuscus isolate TK198812 chromosome 9, DD_ASM_mEF_20220401, whole genome shotgun sequence genome:
- the SF3A3 gene encoding splicing factor 3A subunit 3 codes for METILEQQRRYHEEKERLMDVMAKEMLTKKSTLRDQINSDHRTRAMQDRYMEVSGNLRDLYDDKDGLRKEELNAISGPNEFAEFYNRLKQIKEFHRKHPNEICVPMSVEFEELLKARENPSEEAQNLVEFTDEEGYGRYLDLHDCYLKYINLKASEKLDYITYLSIFDQLFDIPKERKNAEYKRYLEMLLEYLQDYTDRVKPLQDQNELFGKIQNDFEKKWENGTFPGWPKETSSALTHAGAHLDLSAFSSWEELASLGLDRLKSALLALGLKCGGTLEERAQRLFSTKGKSLEALDTSLFAKNPKSKGTKRDTERNKDIAFLEAQIYEYVEILGEQRHLTHENVQRKQARTGEEREEEEEEQISESESEDEENEIIYNPKNLPLGWDGKPIPYWLYKLHGLNINYNCEICGNYTYRGPKAFQRHFAEWRHAHGMRCLGIPNTAHFANVTQIEDAVSLWAKLKLQKASERWQPDTEEEYEDSSGNVVNKKTYEDLKRQGLL; via the exons atggagacaaTTTTAGAGCAGCAGCGGCGCTATCATGAGGAGAAGGAACGGCTCATGGACGTCATGGCCAAAGAGATGCTCACTAAGAAGTCCACA CTCCGGGACCAGATCAATTCTGACCACCGCACACGGGCCATGCAAGAT AGGTACATGGAAGTCAGTGGGAACCTGAGGGATTTGTATGACGATAAGGATGG GTTACGAAAGGAGGAGCTTAATGCCATTTCAGGACCCAATGAATTTGCTGAATTCTATAATAGACTCAAGCAAATAAAAGAATTCCACCGGAAGCACCCAAATGAG atCTGCGTGCCAATGTCAGTGGAATTTGAGGAGCTCCTGAAGGCTCGAGAGAATCCAAGTGAAGAAGCACAAA ATTTGGTGGAGTTCACAGATGAAGAGGGATACGGTCGTTATCTGGATCTCCATGACTGTTACCTCAAATACATTAACCTGAAGGCCTCTGAG AAGCTGGATTATATCACGTACCTGTCTATCTTTGACCAGTTATTTGACATTcctaaagaaaggaagaatgcaGAGTACAAGAG ATACTTGGAGATGCTGCTTGAGTACCTTCAGGATTACACAGATAGAGTGAAGCCCCTCCAAGATCAGAATGAACTTTTTGGGAAGATTCAAAATGACTTTGAGAAGAAGTGGGAGAATGGTACCTTTCCGGGATGGCCG AAAGAGACAAGCAGTGCCCTGACACATGCTGGAGCCCATCTTGACctctctgctttctcctcctGGGAG GAGTTGGCCTCCCTGGGTCTGGACAGATTGAAATCTGCGCTCCTAGCTTTAGGCCTGAAGTGTGGCGG GACCCTAGAGGAGCGAGCCCAGAGGCTATTCAGCACCAAAGGAAAGTCCCTGGAGGCGCTGGACACCTCCCTGTTCGCCAAAAACCCCAAGTCAAAGGGCACCAAGCG agACACTGAGAGGAACAAAGACATTGCTTTCCTCGAAGCCCAGATCTACGAATATGTGGAGATTCTTGGG GAACAGCGACATCTCACTCATGAAAATGTCCAACGCAAGCAGGCAAGGACAGGAGAAGAgcgagaagaagaagaggaagagcagaTCAGTGAGAGTGAAAGTGAAGATGAAGAGAACGAGATCATTTACAACCCCAAAAACctgcccctgggctgggatggcaAA CCCATTCCCTACTGGCTGTATAAACTCCACGGCCTAAACATCAACTACAACTGTGAGATCTGTGGGAACTACACCTACCGAGGACCCAAGGCCTTCCAGCGGCACTTTGCT GAATGGCGTCATGCTCATGGCATGAGGTGTCTGGGCATCCCAAACACTGCCCACTTTGCTAATGTGACACAGATTGAAGATGCTGTCTCTT tGTGGGCCAAGCTGAAACTGCAGAAGGCATCAGAACGATGGCAGCCTGACACTGAG